Proteins found in one Deltaproteobacteria bacterium CG2_30_66_27 genomic segment:
- a CDS encoding branched-chain amino acid ABC transporter substrate-binding protein codes for MKGRKGMVVLGVLMAVFLAGTFAQAAEPIKVGAILSVTGPASFLGAPEARTLEMLVAETNKKGGVLGHKIELIIKDSGANPEKAFSFAKQLIEEDKVFAIIGPSTSGETMKIKGVAEAGKTILLSCAAAEAIVNPVAKYVFKTPQKDSDAVLKIFEQMKKMKISRIGVLSGNTGFGNAGKGQIEKLAPGHGITIVANEVYDKAASDLTAEVTKIKAANVQAIINWSIVPAQAIVIKNARQIGLTVPIFQSHGFGNIKYVQAAGVAAEGVLFPAGRLLVADVLPKDHPQKALLVKYKKDFESNYKDAVSTFGGHAYDAYTILIKAIEQAKGTDREAVRTAIENLKGFVGTGGIFNFSATDHNGLNVDAFEMLTVKKGKFAIH; via the coding sequence ATGAAGGGAAGGAAAGGGATGGTGGTGTTGGGAGTTCTCATGGCGGTCTTCCTGGCGGGGACGTTTGCCCAGGCGGCGGAACCGATCAAGGTCGGTGCGATCCTGTCGGTGACCGGCCCGGCGTCGTTCCTCGGAGCGCCCGAGGCGAGGACCCTCGAGATGCTCGTCGCGGAGACGAACAAGAAAGGGGGCGTCCTGGGACACAAGATCGAGCTGATCATCAAGGATTCCGGCGCCAACCCGGAGAAGGCCTTTTCCTTCGCCAAGCAGCTGATCGAGGAGGACAAGGTGTTCGCGATCATCGGTCCCTCGACGAGCGGCGAGACGATGAAGATCAAGGGCGTCGCCGAGGCGGGGAAGACGATCCTCCTGTCGTGCGCGGCGGCCGAGGCGATCGTCAACCCCGTGGCGAAGTACGTGTTCAAGACGCCCCAGAAGGACAGTGACGCGGTCCTGAAGATCTTCGAGCAGATGAAGAAGATGAAGATCTCCCGGATCGGTGTCCTTTCCGGCAACACCGGCTTCGGGAACGCGGGGAAAGGGCAGATCGAGAAGTTGGCGCCGGGGCACGGCATCACCATCGTCGCCAACGAGGTGTACGACAAGGCCGCCAGCGACCTGACGGCCGAGGTGACCAAGATCAAGGCCGCCAACGTCCAGGCGATCATCAACTGGTCGATCGTGCCGGCGCAGGCGATCGTGATCAAGAACGCGCGTCAGATCGGCCTGACGGTGCCCATCTTCCAGAGCCACGGGTTCGGCAACATCAAGTACGTCCAGGCCGCCGGCGTTGCGGCGGAAGGGGTCCTGTTCCCGGCGGGCCGGCTCCTGGTCGCCGACGTGCTACCGAAGGACCACCCCCAGAAGGCGCTCCTCGTCAAGTACAAGAAGGATTTCGAGTCCAACTACAAGGATGCGGTGAGCACCTTCGGCGGTCACGCCTACGACGCCTACACCATCCTCATCAAGGCGATCGAGCAGGCGAAGGGCACGGACAGGGAGGCGGTCCGGACCGCCATCGAGAACCTCAAGGGATTCGTCGGAACCGGCGGCATCTTCAACTTCTCGGCGACGGACCACAACGGCCTCAACGTCGACGCCTTCGAGATGCTGACGGTGAAGAAGGGGAAATTCGCCATCCATTAA
- a CDS encoding branched-chain amino acid ABC transporter permease codes for MEFFFQYLVAGITYGTIYAIVAIGFNIIYNATGIINFAQGEFVMLGGMTAVTLNQFLPMPLAILLAVVLTTIVGALIEIVFIRWLYKPSVLRMVIITIGVSILIREIALHVWGEGVKALPYFTGSSISSINLGGVYVSSQVLWVVGVGALAVAALTAFFNLAMLGRQMRACAANRDAARLCGIDAGNMVTLSFMISAAIGAIGGAVVCPITYVQYDSGTPLAIKGFTVAILGGLGNSTGAVGAGMILGILESFSIWVLPTAYKEAISIAILLAILFVKPSGIFGSAEAARLKEF; via the coding sequence CTGGAATTCTTTTTTCAATATCTGGTCGCGGGAATCACGTACGGGACGATCTACGCGATCGTCGCCATCGGGTTCAACATCATCTACAACGCGACCGGGATCATCAACTTCGCTCAGGGCGAGTTCGTGATGCTCGGCGGCATGACCGCCGTCACGCTGAACCAGTTCCTGCCGATGCCGCTGGCCATCCTGCTCGCGGTCGTCCTGACGACGATCGTCGGCGCGCTGATCGAGATCGTCTTCATCCGCTGGCTTTACAAGCCTTCGGTGCTGCGGATGGTCATCATCACCATCGGCGTTTCGATCCTGATCCGCGAAATCGCGTTGCACGTCTGGGGGGAAGGCGTCAAGGCGCTCCCCTATTTCACCGGTTCGTCGATATCCTCCATCAACCTGGGCGGGGTCTACGTCTCGTCGCAGGTCCTCTGGGTAGTCGGCGTCGGAGCCCTCGCGGTCGCGGCGCTGACCGCGTTCTTCAACCTGGCGATGCTCGGCCGGCAGATGCGCGCGTGCGCGGCGAACCGCGACGCCGCCCGCCTCTGCGGCATCGACGCGGGGAACATGGTCACCCTCTCGTTCATGATCAGCGCCGCGATCGGCGCCATCGGCGGCGCCGTCGTCTGCCCGATCACCTACGTCCAGTACGACAGCGGGACGCCGCTCGCCATCAAGGGGTTCACCGTCGCCATCCTCGGGGGACTCGGGAACAGCACGGGGGCCGTGGGGGCCGGGATGATCCTGGGGATCCTCGAGTCCTTCAGTATCTGGGTCCTGCCCACCGCGTACAAGGAGGCGATCTCGATCGCGATCCTGCTCGCCATCCTGTTCGTCAAGCCGAGCGGCATCTTCGGGAGCGCCGAGGCCGCCCGCCTCAAGGAATTCTGA
- a CDS encoding branched-chain amino acid ABC transporter permease gives MARRYFAVAAFSGLIVAIQLATLFTGTGFYLTQLTMTAYYSLVIIGLCMLIGYAGQISLGHAGFFALGGYVAAFLTTCDLKSQHGAFFSLLEKSGALVFRHDVYGGSLLTVHPWLACAAAILLTAAVAYLVGGPVLKLKGHYLAMATLGIGIIVYRIVLGTEFLGAADGISEVPGFPLTAGLVITGASSSRVSNYYLAWGLVILGMVLLLNLIHSRVGRALAAVHGAEDAAGAMGIPTARYKLNVFVLSAVFAALAGVLLTHYNGGIGPSEAGVMKSVRYVAIVAIGGMANLWGALSMSLVLNYLSLRGYFGTYDDAVFGVILILIMLFAPDGLLRRHLLSDLKRVFSRDPSEEEAP, from the coding sequence ATGGCGCGAAGATACTTCGCCGTGGCCGCGTTCTCCGGCCTCATTGTCGCGATCCAGCTGGCGACCCTCTTTACCGGCACCGGCTTTTACCTCACCCAGTTGACCATGACCGCGTACTATTCGCTGGTCATCATCGGCCTCTGCATGCTCATCGGATACGCCGGGCAGATCTCCCTCGGCCATGCCGGATTCTTCGCCCTCGGCGGATACGTGGCGGCGTTCCTGACGACCTGCGACCTGAAGTCCCAGCATGGGGCCTTCTTTTCCCTCCTGGAGAAATCGGGGGCGCTGGTCTTCCGCCACGACGTTTACGGGGGCAGCCTCCTGACCGTTCATCCGTGGCTGGCCTGCGCGGCCGCGATCCTCCTGACGGCCGCCGTCGCGTATCTGGTGGGAGGTCCGGTCCTGAAGCTGAAGGGCCACTACCTGGCCATGGCGACCCTGGGGATCGGCATCATCGTCTACCGCATCGTCCTCGGAACCGAATTCCTCGGGGCCGCGGACGGGATCTCCGAAGTCCCCGGGTTCCCCCTGACGGCGGGGCTGGTGATCACCGGCGCCTCCTCCTCGCGGGTCTCCAACTATTACCTCGCATGGGGGCTGGTGATCTTAGGGATGGTGCTCCTGCTGAACCTGATCCATTCCCGGGTCGGAAGGGCCCTCGCGGCGGTGCATGGCGCCGAGGACGCGGCGGGTGCGATGGGAATCCCTACGGCCCGCTACAAGTTGAACGTGTTCGTGTTGAGCGCGGTGTTCGCCGCCCTGGCGGGGGTCCTTCTCACCCATTACAACGGCGGCATCGGCCCGTCCGAGGCGGGTGTCATGAAGTCGGTGCGATACGTCGCGATCGTCGCGATCGGCGGGATGGCGAACCTGTGGGGCGCCCTGTCGATGAGCCTCGTCCTGAACTACCTGTCGCTCCGCGGGTATTTCGGGACCTATGACGACGCCGTCTTCGGCGTCATCCTCATCCTGATCATGCTGTTCGCGCCCGACGGGCTGCTTCGGCGCCATCTCCTCTCCGACCTGAAACGGGTGTTTTCCCGGGATCCGTCCGAAGAGGAGGCGCCGTGA
- the livG gene encoding high-affinity branched-chain amino acid ABC transporter ATP-binding protein LivG (Part of the ABC transporter complexes LivFGHMJ and LivFGHMK involved in the high-affinity transport of branched-chain amino acids; LivFGHMK is specific for the transport of leucine, while LivFGHMJ is a transporter for leucine, isoleucine, and valine), producing the protein MTLLSVRGISKRFGGLQAVNDLSFDVAAGSIKALIGPNGAGKTTIFNLVSGSLHPDRGEIVFEGAKIQTMSSCEVAVRGMVRTFQHIRLFPKMTALENIMVGRHVHSRAGFLAGMLNLPFTWGEERRIREKSLEIMESLGIAAHAGTEAISLAYGQQRVVEIGRALACEPKLLLLDEPAAGLNMRETNGMGALISRIRDMGVTVLLVEHDMSLVMKISDEVVVVSYGEKIAEDRPLAIQKNREVIRVYLGGDAC; encoded by the coding sequence GTGACGCTTCTTTCGGTCCGGGGGATCAGCAAGCGGTTCGGCGGCCTCCAGGCGGTCAACGACCTTTCCTTCGATGTCGCCGCGGGATCGATCAAGGCGCTGATCGGGCCGAACGGCGCGGGGAAGACGACGATCTTCAACCTGGTCTCCGGCTCCCTTCATCCCGATCGCGGCGAGATCGTTTTCGAGGGGGCGAAGATCCAGACCATGTCGTCCTGCGAGGTCGCCGTCCGCGGTATGGTGCGGACGTTCCAGCATATCCGGCTCTTCCCGAAGATGACGGCCCTCGAGAACATCATGGTCGGCCGCCACGTGCACAGCCGTGCGGGGTTCCTCGCCGGGATGCTGAACCTCCCGTTCACGTGGGGCGAGGAGCGGCGGATCCGTGAAAAGAGCCTGGAGATCATGGAGTCGCTCGGCATCGCCGCCCATGCCGGGACGGAGGCGATCAGCCTCGCCTACGGTCAGCAGCGCGTCGTCGAGATCGGCCGGGCGCTCGCCTGCGAACCGAAGCTCCTCCTGCTCGACGAACCCGCGGCCGGGCTGAACATGCGGGAAACGAACGGAATGGGAGCGTTGATCTCGAGGATTCGCGACATGGGCGTCACCGTGCTCCTCGTGGAGCACGACATGTCGCTCGTCATGAAGATCTCGGACGAGGTCGTCGTGGTGAGCTACGGGGAGAAGATCGCCGAGGACCGTCCCCTCGCGATCCAGAAGAACCGGGAGGTGATCCGGGTGTACCTGGGGGGCGACGCGTGCTGA
- the livF gene encoding branched-chain amino acid ABC transporter ATP-binding protein (with LivGHMJ and LivGHMK is part of the high-affinity branched-chain amino acid transport system; LivFGHMK is specific for the transport of leucine, while LivFGHMJ is a transporter for leucine, isoleucine, and valine), with protein sequence MLRIKNLESGYGRLKVLKKVTMHIGAGEIVTIIGANGAGKTSLLKTISGLISARSGEILFDMKDVGRLPPEKIVFLGCSLVPEGRQVFGPMTVKENILLGAYPQYRRKRGDQVRDDLERVYGLFPRLRERERQLAGTLSGGEQQMLAIARALMARPKLIMMDEPSMGLAPLIIKDIFAIVTRLREEGNTVLLVEQNAKAALGIADRGYVLETGKIIMQGTAEDLLSNREVQRAYLGRDLDAEETM encoded by the coding sequence GTGCTGAGGATCAAGAACCTCGAGTCCGGATACGGCCGGCTGAAGGTGCTGAAAAAAGTCACGATGCACATCGGGGCCGGGGAGATCGTCACGATCATCGGGGCGAACGGCGCCGGAAAGACGAGCCTCCTGAAGACGATCTCCGGACTGATCTCCGCACGGTCGGGCGAAATCCTCTTCGACATGAAGGATGTCGGGCGGCTGCCCCCGGAGAAGATCGTCTTCCTCGGCTGCTCGCTCGTCCCGGAGGGGCGCCAGGTCTTCGGTCCCATGACGGTAAAGGAGAACATCCTCCTGGGCGCCTACCCGCAGTACCGCAGGAAACGGGGGGACCAGGTCCGGGACGACCTCGAACGCGTCTACGGGCTCTTTCCCCGGCTCAGGGAGCGCGAGCGGCAGCTCGCCGGCACGCTCTCGGGGGGCGAACAGCAGATGCTCGCCATCGCGAGGGCGCTCATGGCCCGTCCGAAGCTGATCATGATGGACGAGCCGTCGATGGGGCTCGCGCCGCTGATCATCAAGGATATCTTCGCGATCGTCACGAGGCTCCGGGAGGAGGGGAACACGGTTCTGCTCGTCGAGCAGAACGCGAAGGCGGCGCTGGGCATCGCGGACCGGGGGTATGTTCTTGAAACCGGCAAGATTATCATGCAGGGGACGGCGGAAGACCTGCTCTCGAACCGCGAGGTACAACGGGCCTACCTTGGACGGGATCTGGACGCGGAAGAAACGATGTGA
- a CDS encoding phenylacetate--CoA ligase — protein MYWEPDKECMDREELEQLQLERLQSTLNRVYAHVPFYRKKFDALGISPEEVDSLSDLSRLPFTTKEDVRGNYPYGLFAVPLREVVRIHASSGSTETSSVVGYTRNDIKMWSKLVARVLVAGGVTKDDVVQVSFRYGLFTGGFGLHYGAERLGASVIPASSGNTARQVQIMKDFKTTALVSTPSYAMLVADTIREMGIPVSALSLKYGLFGGEPWSEKMRREIQDALGIVATDNYGLSEVIGPGVSGECLERNGLHINEDHFLVEIIDPKTLQPVPPGQAGELVITTLTKEAFPMVRYRTRDLTSLHTGACPCGRTGRRMSRLAGRTDEMLIIRGTKVSPANIESLLFEIEGKEPNYRIVIDRKGAMDEVTVLVEANGEPPFGEERRHVGATVETIRKRLTHELGVTVDVKLVGKKSLEPVDGKTKRVVDLRKL, from the coding sequence ATGTACTGGGAACCGGACAAGGAGTGCATGGACCGGGAGGAGCTCGAGCAGCTCCAGCTCGAGCGGCTGCAGTCGACGCTCAACCGCGTGTACGCGCACGTCCCGTTCTACCGGAAGAAGTTCGACGCGCTCGGGATCTCCCCGGAGGAGGTCGACTCGCTCTCGGACCTCTCCCGGCTGCCGTTCACGACGAAGGAGGACGTGAGGGGGAATTACCCCTACGGGCTGTTCGCGGTCCCGCTTCGCGAGGTCGTCCGCATCCATGCCTCGTCCGGCTCGACGGAGACGTCGTCGGTCGTGGGCTACACGCGCAACGACATCAAGATGTGGAGCAAGCTGGTGGCCCGCGTCCTGGTCGCCGGCGGGGTGACCAAGGACGACGTCGTCCAGGTCTCGTTCCGATACGGTTTGTTCACGGGGGGGTTCGGGCTGCACTACGGCGCGGAGCGGCTCGGCGCCTCGGTGATCCCGGCGTCCAGCGGGAACACGGCCCGCCAGGTCCAGATCATGAAGGACTTCAAGACGACGGCGCTGGTGTCCACCCCTTCCTACGCGATGCTGGTCGCCGACACGATCCGCGAGATGGGAATCCCGGTTTCGGCGCTCTCCCTCAAGTACGGCCTCTTCGGGGGGGAGCCGTGGTCCGAGAAGATGCGCCGGGAGATCCAGGACGCGCTCGGGATCGTAGCCACCGACAATTACGGTCTCTCCGAGGTGATCGGGCCGGGGGTCTCCGGCGAATGCCTCGAGCGCAACGGCCTGCACATCAACGAGGACCATTTCCTCGTCGAGATCATTGATCCAAAAACACTTCAACCCGTGCCGCCCGGCCAGGCGGGGGAGCTCGTCATCACGACGCTGACCAAGGAGGCGTTCCCGATGGTCCGGTACCGGACCCGGGATCTCACCAGCCTACACACGGGGGCTTGCCCGTGCGGGCGGACGGGGCGCCGGATGAGTCGCCTTGCGGGCAGGACGGACGAGATGCTGATCATCCGTGGGACGAAGGTGTCCCCGGCCAATATCGAGTCCCTCCTGTTCGAGATCGAGGGGAAGGAGCCGAACTACCGGATCGTGATCGACCGGAAGGGGGCGATGGACGAGGTGACGGTCCTCGTCGAGGCCAACGGGGAGCCGCCGTTCGGGGAGGAGCGCCGGCACGTCGGGGCGACGGTGGAGACGATCCGGAAACGGCTGACCCACGAGCTGGGGGTGACGGTGGACGTGAAGCTCGTCGGGAAAAAATCGCTTGAACCGGTCGACGGGAAGACGAAGCGCGTCGTCGATCTCAGGAAGTTGTAG